The proteins below come from a single Vanessa atalanta chromosome 21, ilVanAtal1.2, whole genome shotgun sequence genomic window:
- the LOC125072413 gene encoding FMRFamide-related peptides-like translates to MRNNRSIMLVLLICIVAGVMSNPVRRSPDLEARRRSAIDRSMIRFGRSYPPEPSASDLRDAFQRPTRRGNSFLRFGRSQPISFTTDDLISLLRTYEDEYDSPASKRVSNFVRLGRDPKFIRLGRSTDEDKAGYEQGSDLVVSGYPQRKSRARDHFIRLGRDSEELTRDIDLEEPSERKKRSADCLDCQS, encoded by the exons ATGAGGAACAACAGAAGTATTATGTTGGTGCTGCTTATCTGCATTGTCGCTGGTGTCATGTCTAATCCCGTCAGAAGATCTCCAGACCTTGAAGCTAGACGTAGGAGTGCTATTGACAGGAGTATGATAAG aTTCGGAAGATCTTACCCACCGGAACCTTCAGCTAGTGACCTCAGGGACGCATTCCAACGTCCGACACGTAGAGGCAATAGCTTCCTCCGTTTTGGCAGATCTCAACCAATTTCTTTTACCACCGACGACCTCATATCCTTACTCAGGACCTACGAAGACGAGTACGATAGCCCTGCCTCAAAACGTGTTTCCAACTTCGTGAGATTGGGACGTGACCCTAAGTTCATCCGCCTCGGGAGATCTACTGATGAAGATAAGGCAGGCTACGAACAAGGTTCAGATTTAGTTGTTAGTGGATATCCCCAAAGGAAAAGCAGGGCCAGGGATCATTTCATCAGACTCGGAAGGGACAGTGAGGAGTTGACCAGGGATATTGATCTTGAAGAACCTTCGGAGAGGAAGAAGAGGTCGGCGGATTGTCTCGATTGCCAATCGTAA